A window of Microbacterium luteolum contains these coding sequences:
- a CDS encoding MFS transporter: MTTTAPIPTTASPSRAGRMPYGGLIVVMMMSFLLVTAEFLPNGVLTEMAESLGVTPGQAGQTVTVTALVGLLVAPTIGLIFPRLDRRSLLVWMALAAAVSNLIVAISPNLVIVLLARFLLGAAISAFWSMSITVAARIAGPERLGRAVMFTAAGTSLATVAGVPIGVMLSELIDWRMVFALAGVVTGLLAIALRVLLPSVPAAQASSIRLLVDTVRRPGISLGMIGHVLIVLGHFLAYTYVRLALERIPDVDASTIVVLLALFGAGGLIGNLVIGLMIDRSFAFFAVFAPVVIAVAVASMILLSGTVLGIGIVVFVWGLFFASWLIVVNTWVGHRMPDRLEAGGSLVVVGFQGAIMIAAGVGGFLVDTMSIELVYAVGAVILLVGAVLFGASNRIKS, from the coding sequence ATGACCACGACAGCGCCGATCCCGACGACCGCATCCCCTTCTCGAGCAGGGCGGATGCCGTACGGCGGCCTCATCGTCGTGATGATGATGAGCTTCCTGCTGGTGACAGCGGAGTTCCTGCCCAACGGTGTGCTCACCGAGATGGCGGAGTCGCTGGGCGTCACCCCGGGGCAGGCCGGGCAGACCGTCACCGTGACCGCCCTGGTCGGGCTGCTCGTGGCGCCGACGATCGGCCTGATCTTCCCGCGCCTCGACCGTCGCTCGCTGCTCGTGTGGATGGCGCTCGCCGCGGCTGTGTCGAACCTCATCGTCGCGATCTCTCCGAACCTCGTGATCGTGCTGCTCGCCCGGTTCCTGCTGGGCGCCGCGATCAGCGCGTTCTGGTCGATGTCGATCACGGTCGCCGCCCGCATCGCCGGTCCCGAGCGCCTCGGTCGCGCGGTGATGTTCACCGCCGCCGGGACCTCGCTCGCCACCGTCGCCGGCGTGCCGATCGGAGTGATGCTGAGCGAGCTCATCGACTGGCGCATGGTCTTCGCCCTGGCGGGCGTGGTCACCGGGCTGCTCGCGATCGCGCTCCGAGTGCTCCTGCCGTCGGTGCCGGCGGCTCAGGCGTCCAGCATCCGTCTCCTGGTCGACACCGTCCGCCGCCCCGGCATCAGCCTCGGCATGATCGGCCACGTGCTGATCGTGCTCGGCCACTTCCTCGCCTACACCTACGTGCGTCTCGCGCTGGAGCGCATCCCGGATGTCGACGCCTCGACCATCGTCGTGCTGCTCGCCCTGTTCGGCGCGGGTGGCCTGATCGGCAACCTCGTGATCGGCTTGATGATCGACCGGTCGTTCGCCTTCTTCGCCGTGTTCGCACCCGTCGTCATCGCGGTGGCGGTCGCCTCGATGATCCTGCTCTCCGGCACCGTCCTCGGGATCGGGATCGTCGTGTTCGTCTGGGGCCTCTTCTTCGCCTCCTGGCTGATCGTCGTGAACACCTGGGTCGGTCACCGGATGCCGGATCGCCTCGAGGCCGGCGGCAGCCTGGTGGTCGTCGGGTTCCAGGGCGCCATCATGATCGCGGCGGGCGTCGGCGGATTCCTGGTCGACACGATGAGCATCGAGCTCGTCTACGCCGTCGGAGCGGTGATCCTGCTCGTCGGCGCCGTGCTGTTCGGCGCATCGAACCGCATCAAGTCCTGA
- a CDS encoding MFS transporter, whose product MTSTHSKARRAGIAAFVGTTIEWYDFYVYATAAALVFGPLFFPSGDRLAETAAAFATFAVAFLVRPLGGIIFGHIGDKLGRRTSLVITLLMMGAATVLVGCLPTYENIGILAPVLLILLRAIQGLAVGGEWGGAVLMSVEHAPEKSKTFYGGFTQLGNPAGALLASGIFAIMSRVSPDFIMDGGWRIPFLLSIVLVGVGFWVRYRVEETPVFEAKVEGRKQSMPLAYALRTNWKPILLGIGILPISTGGYYLATTFVTAYATGEPISVSEQVILDAMTIASFVEFVVTLPVAWLGDKWGRKNVMYIGLVTSVLTFVPFLLIMPGRVEPLIFLFASLVRIAMSATYAPIAALLAQMFRPQARYTSLALAYGVGAALWAGFSPWFATQLIAWTGSIWSVIAMFTGMAIIAGICTRLAPQHSDEAPVTASFTARTDTTANRLP is encoded by the coding sequence ATGACCTCCACGCACAGCAAGGCCCGACGCGCAGGCATCGCCGCCTTCGTCGGCACCACCATCGAGTGGTACGACTTCTACGTATACGCGACGGCCGCCGCCCTCGTCTTCGGCCCCCTGTTCTTCCCGAGCGGAGACCGGCTCGCCGAGACCGCCGCTGCTTTCGCGACCTTCGCGGTCGCCTTCCTCGTCCGGCCCCTCGGTGGCATCATCTTCGGCCACATCGGCGACAAGCTCGGCCGGCGCACCTCGCTCGTCATCACCCTGCTGATGATGGGCGCCGCCACCGTGCTGGTCGGCTGCCTGCCCACCTACGAGAACATCGGCATCCTGGCGCCGGTCCTCCTGATCCTGCTCCGCGCCATCCAGGGCCTGGCGGTCGGCGGCGAGTGGGGCGGCGCGGTGCTGATGAGCGTCGAGCACGCCCCCGAGAAGTCGAAGACGTTCTACGGCGGCTTCACGCAGCTGGGCAACCCGGCCGGCGCCCTGCTGGCCTCGGGCATCTTCGCCATCATGTCTCGCGTCAGCCCCGACTTCATCATGGACGGCGGATGGCGCATCCCGTTCCTGCTGTCGATCGTGCTGGTCGGCGTCGGGTTCTGGGTCCGCTACCGCGTCGAGGAGACCCCGGTCTTCGAGGCGAAGGTCGAGGGCCGCAAGCAGTCGATGCCCCTGGCCTACGCCCTGCGCACGAACTGGAAGCCGATCCTGCTCGGCATCGGCATCCTGCCGATCTCGACCGGCGGCTACTACCTCGCGACCACGTTCGTCACCGCCTACGCGACCGGCGAGCCGATCTCGGTCAGCGAGCAGGTCATCCTCGACGCGATGACGATCGCCTCCTTCGTGGAGTTCGTCGTGACCCTCCCGGTCGCCTGGCTGGGCGACAAGTGGGGTCGCAAGAACGTCATGTACATCGGTCTGGTCACCTCGGTGCTCACGTTCGTGCCGTTCCTGCTGATCATGCCCGGCCGCGTCGAACCGCTCATCTTCCTGTTCGCCTCGCTGGTGCGCATCGCGATGAGCGCGACGTACGCCCCGATCGCGGCCCTGCTCGCGCAGATGTTCCGCCCGCAGGCCCGGTACACCTCCCTCGCTCTCGCCTACGGTGTGGGTGCGGCGCTCTGGGCCGGATTCTCGCCGTGGTTCGCGACGCAGCTCATCGCCTGGACCGGCAGCATCTGGTCGGTCATCGCGATGTTCACCGGCATGGCGATCATCGCCGGCATCTGCACCCGCCTCGCCCCGCAGCACTCGGATGAGGCGCCGGTCACCGCGTCGTTCACCGCCCGCACCGACACGACCGCGAACAGGCTGCCATGA
- a CDS encoding serine protein kinase RIO, which produces MSDPFLSDPFATELSFADVEPGENQRWSTWPAVTPTERGPEPWPDWVVTSAGALDTELGILKTGKEADVFLLERAVPDDPAQHTLLAAKRYRSAEHSSFHRSAVYTEGRSTRNTRDTRALAKKSTHGREVAAAQWSFAEFEALCRMWELGAPVPYPVQVNGTEVLMEFLGDAHGTAAPRLAQVRSDRAELAGFYDQVVEIMRVFAAAGFAHGDLSAYNLLVHEGRVRVIDLPQIVDIIANPQGLDLLHRDCVNICDWFTRRRVERDPEELFAELLAASYA; this is translated from the coding sequence TTGTCTGATCCCTTCCTGTCTGATCCCTTCGCGACAGAACTCTCCTTCGCCGACGTCGAACCCGGCGAGAACCAGCGCTGGTCGACCTGGCCGGCCGTCACCCCGACGGAACGCGGGCCGGAGCCCTGGCCCGACTGGGTCGTGACCTCGGCCGGCGCGCTCGACACCGAGCTCGGCATCCTCAAGACCGGCAAAGAGGCCGACGTGTTCCTGCTCGAGCGCGCGGTTCCCGACGACCCGGCGCAGCACACGCTGCTGGCGGCGAAGCGCTACCGCTCGGCCGAGCACAGCAGCTTCCACCGCTCGGCCGTCTACACCGAGGGTCGCAGCACCCGGAACACCCGCGACACCCGCGCCCTCGCGAAGAAGTCGACCCATGGGCGGGAGGTCGCCGCCGCGCAGTGGTCGTTCGCCGAGTTCGAGGCGCTCTGCCGGATGTGGGAGCTGGGCGCACCCGTGCCGTACCCGGTGCAGGTCAACGGCACCGAGGTGCTGATGGAGTTCCTCGGCGACGCGCACGGCACCGCGGCACCCCGCCTCGCCCAGGTGCGCAGCGACCGTGCGGAGCTCGCGGGCTTCTACGACCAGGTGGTCGAGATCATGCGGGTGTTCGCGGCCGCAGGGTTCGCGCACGGCGACCTCTCGGCGTACAACCTGCTCGTGCACGAGGGCCGCGTGCGGGTGATCGACCTGCCGCAGATCGTCGACATCATCGCGAACCCGCAGGGCCTCGACCTGCTGCACCGCGACTGCGTCAACATCTGCGACTGGTTCACCCGGCGCCGGGTGGAACGCGACCCGGAGGAGCTGTTCGCCGAGCTGCTCGCCGCGTCGTATGCCTGA
- a CDS encoding cation diffusion facilitator family transporter, with translation MTVIIAFLANILVAIAKTIAAVITSSASMVAEAAHSWADAGNEIFLLIADRRGARTKDARHPLGYGRNAFVWSLIAAFGIFTAGAIVSIMHGIQELSETGPVESPLVAYIVLGIAFVLEGASFTQAMVKSRRLAKERGSSTWDFVLETSDTTLRAVFFEDAAALIGLVLAGGAILLHQITGVAAWDAVGSILVGILLAVVAIILISRNIEFLVGTTAAPKLRARVGTALLALPQIERVTYLHIEYVGPNRLFIVAEVDLAGDALEHDVARRLRDVEQRIEEHEAVETVVLSLSVDDEPSLEFSAS, from the coding sequence GTGACCGTGATCATCGCCTTCCTCGCCAACATCCTGGTCGCGATCGCCAAGACGATCGCCGCCGTCATCACCTCATCGGCGTCGATGGTCGCCGAGGCGGCGCACTCGTGGGCGGATGCCGGCAACGAGATCTTCCTGCTCATCGCCGACCGCCGCGGTGCGCGCACGAAGGACGCCCGGCATCCGCTCGGCTACGGACGCAACGCGTTCGTGTGGTCGCTGATCGCCGCGTTCGGCATCTTCACCGCCGGAGCGATCGTGTCGATCATGCACGGCATCCAGGAGCTGTCCGAGACCGGTCCGGTCGAGAGCCCGCTCGTCGCGTACATCGTGCTGGGCATCGCCTTCGTCCTCGAGGGCGCGTCGTTCACGCAGGCGATGGTGAAGTCGCGCCGGCTGGCGAAGGAGCGCGGCTCGTCGACGTGGGACTTCGTGCTCGAGACGAGCGACACGACCCTCCGCGCCGTGTTCTTCGAAGACGCCGCGGCGCTCATCGGACTGGTCCTGGCGGGTGGCGCGATCCTCCTCCACCAGATCACCGGCGTCGCCGCGTGGGATGCCGTGGGCTCGATCCTCGTCGGCATCCTGCTCGCCGTGGTCGCGATCATCCTCATCAGCCGGAACATCGAGTTCCTCGTGGGCACGACGGCGGCGCCGAAGCTGCGGGCCCGTGTCGGCACCGCGCTTCTCGCGCTGCCCCAGATCGAGCGGGTGACCTACCTGCACATCGAGTACGTGGGACCGAACCGCCTGTTCATCGTCGCGGAGGTCGACCTCGCCGGCGACGCGCTCGAGCATGACGTCGCCCGTCGGCTGCGCGATGTCGAGCAGCGGATCGAGGAGCATGAGGCGGTCGAGACCGTCGTGCTGTCGCTCTCGGTCGACGACGAGCCGTCCCTGGAGTTCTCCGCGTCGTAG
- a CDS encoding thiamine pyrophosphate-binding protein translates to MTNNEQYADTAGRAVLETIRAYGVTAIFGIPGTHNLELYRPLAELGIRAVTNRHEQGSGYGADGWAQQTGLPGVVITTSGPGLQNAMSAIGTAFCESRPMIVLSPGVALGAEFADVGTLHETKDATAMVGAIAEWSRRVHSAAEAVEAVHDAFTLFRTGRPRPVHIEIPLDVLEAPADVPQADRIARPEPAPAAGDPSSIAQAAGLLASARRPVIVAGGGATDAAPEVAALAERLGAPVLTTLNGKGVVDERHPLSLGSNLRLAAARAVAEDADVLLVIGSKLGEAELWAPRLEARGGVIRVDISPAQRDKNLDATVGITGDAAAVGRALLAALPSEARPAPDLGAARDAIDAEMRETAPEAVALAQIIADALPDDAIVAGDSSQIVYMALGSVLRSPRPHSLLYTPTYATLGYGLPAAIGARVAQTEHPVVTVIGDGALMFCVNELVTAVEQRLDVTIVCVDNGGYAEIRQNEVDRGMTPVGVDLVQPDWAALATAFGATGRRVDRTEDIASSIREAIAEGDVQLVHIPMERQD, encoded by the coding sequence ATGACGAACAACGAGCAGTATGCCGACACCGCAGGCCGCGCCGTGCTCGAGACCATCCGCGCCTATGGCGTGACCGCGATCTTCGGCATCCCCGGCACGCACAACCTCGAGCTCTACCGGCCGCTCGCCGAACTCGGCATCCGCGCGGTGACCAACCGCCACGAGCAGGGCTCGGGCTACGGCGCCGACGGCTGGGCGCAGCAGACCGGGCTCCCCGGTGTCGTGATCACGACCTCCGGCCCCGGTCTGCAGAACGCCATGAGCGCGATCGGCACCGCGTTCTGCGAGTCGCGACCGATGATCGTGCTGTCGCCCGGCGTGGCCCTCGGAGCGGAGTTCGCCGACGTCGGCACGCTGCACGAGACGAAGGATGCCACCGCGATGGTCGGCGCGATCGCCGAGTGGTCGCGCCGCGTGCACTCGGCTGCGGAAGCCGTCGAAGCCGTGCACGATGCCTTCACGCTCTTCCGAACCGGTCGCCCGCGGCCCGTGCACATCGAGATCCCCCTCGATGTCCTCGAGGCCCCCGCAGACGTCCCCCAGGCGGATCGGATCGCGCGCCCCGAGCCCGCCCCTGCCGCGGGCGACCCCTCCTCCATCGCTCAGGCGGCGGGGCTGCTGGCCTCGGCGCGCCGACCGGTGATCGTCGCCGGCGGCGGAGCGACGGATGCCGCACCCGAGGTCGCGGCGCTCGCCGAGCGTCTCGGAGCTCCGGTGCTGACGACCCTCAACGGCAAGGGCGTGGTCGACGAGCGGCATCCGCTCTCGCTCGGATCGAACCTGCGGCTCGCGGCCGCCCGCGCCGTCGCGGAGGACGCCGACGTGCTGCTCGTGATCGGCTCGAAGCTCGGCGAGGCCGAGCTGTGGGCTCCGCGGCTGGAGGCGCGCGGTGGCGTGATCCGCGTCGACATCTCGCCGGCGCAGCGCGACAAGAACCTCGACGCGACCGTCGGGATCACCGGCGATGCGGCGGCCGTCGGTCGTGCTCTGCTGGCCGCGCTGCCGTCGGAGGCGCGACCGGCGCCCGACCTCGGGGCGGCACGAGACGCGATCGACGCCGAGATGCGCGAGACCGCGCCGGAGGCCGTCGCCCTGGCCCAGATCATCGCCGACGCTCTGCCCGACGATGCGATCGTCGCGGGCGACTCCTCGCAGATCGTCTACATGGCGCTCGGGAGCGTGCTGCGCTCGCCGCGTCCGCACTCCCTGCTCTACACGCCGACCTACGCGACCCTCGGCTACGGCCTGCCCGCCGCGATCGGGGCGCGGGTCGCCCAGACCGAACACCCGGTCGTCACCGTGATCGGCGACGGCGCGCTGATGTTCTGCGTCAACGAACTCGTCACCGCCGTCGAGCAGCGACTCGACGTGACGATCGTGTGCGTCGACAACGGCGGCTACGCCGAGATCCGGCAGAACGAGGTCGATCGCGGGATGACGCCCGTCGGCGTCGACCTCGTGCAGCCCGACTGGGCCGCGCTCGCGACGGCGTTCGGCGCGACCGGGCGCCGGGTCGACCGGACCGAGGACATCGCGTCGAGCATCCGCGAGGCCATCGCCGAGGGCGACGTGCAGCTCGTCCACATCCCCATGGAAAGACAGGACTGA
- the speB gene encoding agmatinase yields the protein MTENVGPIDASVNPRYSGIATFARLPRIEDVPRADIAVVGIPFDSGVSYRPGTRFGPSHVRESSRLLRPYNPAQDVSPFAIAQVVDAGDIPVNPFDLAAAVSEVETAAIALGEQVQRIVTIGGDHTVALPLLRAVAAKHGPVAVLHFDAHLDTWDTYFGAPITHGTPFRRASEEGLIDLTASCHVGTRGPLYSKQDIEDDERLGFSIVSSEYIEEHGVEAAIARILQRIGDKPLYVSIDIDVLDPAHAPGTGTPEAGGLTSRELLRILRALGSQHIVGADVVEVSPAYDHAQITGIAASHVVYELVSLLASQVAQP from the coding sequence ATGACCGAGAACGTGGGCCCCATCGACGCCTCCGTGAACCCCCGGTACTCGGGGATCGCGACCTTCGCACGCCTCCCGCGGATCGAGGACGTGCCGCGCGCCGACATCGCCGTCGTCGGCATCCCGTTCGACTCGGGGGTGAGCTACCGCCCGGGCACGCGCTTCGGCCCGTCGCATGTGCGCGAGTCGTCGCGCCTGCTGCGTCCGTACAACCCGGCGCAGGACGTGTCGCCGTTCGCGATCGCCCAAGTGGTGGATGCCGGTGACATCCCGGTGAACCCGTTCGATCTGGCCGCCGCGGTGAGCGAGGTCGAGACCGCGGCGATCGCGCTCGGCGAGCAGGTGCAGCGCATCGTCACGATCGGCGGCGACCACACGGTGGCGCTCCCGCTGCTGCGAGCGGTCGCCGCCAAGCACGGCCCGGTCGCGGTGCTGCATTTCGACGCGCACCTCGACACCTGGGACACCTACTTCGGAGCTCCGATCACGCACGGCACGCCCTTCCGCCGGGCGAGCGAGGAGGGGCTGATCGACCTCACCGCCAGCTGCCACGTCGGCACCCGTGGTCCGCTGTATTCCAAGCAGGACATCGAGGACGACGAGCGCCTCGGCTTCTCGATCGTGTCGAGCGAGTACATCGAGGAGCACGGCGTCGAGGCCGCGATCGCGCGGATCCTGCAGCGCATCGGCGACAAGCCGCTCTACGTCTCGATCGACATCGACGTGCTCGACCCCGCGCACGCCCCCGGCACCGGCACGCCCGAGGCCGGCGGGCTGACCAGTCGCGAGCTGCTGCGGATCCTCCGGGCGCTCGGTTCGCAGCACATCGTCGGCGCCGACGTCGTCGAGGTGTCGCCGGCCTACGACCACGCCCAGATCACCGGCATCGCCGCGAGTCATGTGGTCTACGAGCTCGTGAGCCTCCTGGCCTCGCAGGTCGCGCAGCCCTAG
- a CDS encoding amidohydrolase gives MRKLTPFDRSAQTVPRLLTARAIHMADAEATTATAMLTDRGRILAIGSADECEAVADRAGLAPERVDLGDAVVVPGFIDAHAHPLMYGQLMTWVDCGPEKAGSIPEIVALLQAAAAETPAGRPVRGYGYEQRNLAEKRHPTRFELDEVATDREVYLMNASGHGGVVNSHTLAVNGVGRDTPNPDGGEFFRDADGELTGELSDAACNILTGVHGVKIGHHGPNFHLADEPEEHLRQLDAATQRFLAGGVTSIGDAQVTRREFDMYLRLAEAGRLELRVSMYLLSHLLDEALEMGLVGQFGNAHLSFAGIKLYADGTLGGWTAYFPDGYVGDPCRTGQLYHEPAEYTALISKAHAAGLQTATHAQSPTAIEMVVSAIEAALAERPDADARHRIEHCGLPTPEQIARMAVSGIRPVNQTQHYFNWGEGVEEAIGTPGERFNPLGEFERAGVPFTISSDAPVAEPIPLEAIQTAVTRVTRRGHKLGPDDLRVSALAALRAHTIEGAVSIGREDDLGSLEVGKYADFAVLSDDPLVVAGEDIAAITVRETWVDGERRYRA, from the coding sequence ATGAGAAAGCTCACTCCCTTCGATCGCTCCGCTCAGACGGTGCCGCGACTCCTCACGGCGCGCGCGATCCACATGGCGGATGCCGAGGCCACGACGGCCACGGCGATGCTCACCGATCGCGGGCGGATCCTCGCGATCGGCAGTGCGGACGAGTGCGAGGCCGTGGCCGACCGTGCCGGCCTCGCACCCGAACGGGTCGACCTGGGTGATGCGGTGGTCGTCCCCGGCTTCATCGACGCGCACGCCCACCCGCTGATGTACGGGCAGCTGATGACCTGGGTCGACTGCGGACCCGAGAAGGCCGGAAGCATCCCCGAGATCGTCGCCCTGCTGCAGGCCGCTGCCGCGGAGACGCCCGCCGGGCGTCCGGTGCGCGGCTACGGGTACGAGCAGCGGAACCTCGCCGAGAAGCGGCATCCGACCCGCTTCGAGCTCGACGAGGTCGCGACCGACCGCGAGGTGTATCTGATGAACGCCTCCGGTCACGGCGGCGTCGTCAACTCGCACACCCTCGCCGTGAACGGCGTCGGCCGCGACACCCCCAACCCCGACGGCGGCGAGTTCTTCCGCGATGCCGATGGCGAGCTGACCGGCGAGTTGTCGGATGCCGCGTGCAACATCCTCACCGGCGTGCACGGCGTGAAGATCGGCCACCACGGCCCGAACTTCCACCTCGCCGACGAGCCCGAGGAGCACCTCCGCCAGCTGGATGCCGCGACGCAGCGCTTCCTCGCCGGCGGGGTCACCTCGATCGGCGACGCGCAGGTCACGCGCCGCGAGTTCGACATGTACCTGCGGCTCGCCGAGGCCGGACGCCTCGAGCTGCGCGTCTCGATGTACCTGCTCTCGCACCTGCTCGACGAGGCGCTCGAGATGGGCCTGGTCGGACAGTTCGGCAACGCGCACCTCAGCTTCGCCGGCATCAAGCTCTACGCCGACGGCACGCTCGGCGGCTGGACCGCGTACTTCCCCGACGGCTATGTGGGCGATCCGTGCCGCACCGGCCAGCTGTACCACGAGCCCGCCGAGTACACGGCGCTGATCAGCAAGGCTCACGCCGCCGGTCTCCAGACCGCGACGCACGCGCAGTCGCCGACCGCGATCGAGATGGTGGTGTCCGCGATCGAGGCCGCGCTCGCCGAACGTCCGGATGCCGATGCCCGCCACCGCATCGAGCACTGCGGGCTGCCGACCCCCGAGCAGATCGCGCGGATGGCCGTCTCCGGCATCCGTCCGGTGAACCAGACCCAGCACTACTTCAACTGGGGCGAAGGTGTGGAGGAGGCCATCGGCACCCCGGGCGAGCGCTTCAACCCGCTCGGTGAGTTCGAGCGCGCGGGCGTGCCGTTCACGATCTCGTCGGATGCCCCGGTCGCCGAGCCCATCCCGCTCGAGGCCATCCAGACCGCGGTCACCCGCGTGACCCGCCGCGGTCACAAGCTCGGGCCGGACGACCTGCGGGTCTCCGCTCTCGCCGCGCTCCGCGCCCACACGATCGAGGGTGCGGTATCGATCGGCCGCGAAGACGACCTCGGCTCGCTCGAGGTCGGCAAGTACGCCGACTTCGCCGTGCTCTCCGACGACCCGCTGGTCGTCGCGGGAGAGGACATCGCGGCGATCACCGTGCGCGAGACCTGGGTCGACGGGGAGCGCCGGTACCGTGCCTGA
- a CDS encoding MFS transporter, with product MSEPDAHPGVPEPVATANSGAVGVIGLDLRGETPAPKKQVYSWALWDWATQPFNTVILTFVFTALYLVGKGFLPADIAALDSSDPVRKAAEADLASGLGLGSTIAAFGILLLAPVLGQRADAAGRQKLWLGIGTGALVFCMLGLWFVEPTPSLFWLGVALISAGSVFGEIAAVNSNAMLIGIATPKNVGRISGLGWGFGYIGGILALVIVVVLDTFDWFGMSTDNGLAYRLIAVGCAVWTIIFSIPIFLNVPEPSLGRPERKVGFFQSYALLVKDVAGLYRDPETRPTFWYLLSSAVFRDGLGGVFAFGAIIGTAVFGFETQAIIIFGIAANLIAGVSTILAGRLDDRVGPKRIILASIGSMVVAGLAVFFLRDGGSMVFWIGGLILCAFVGPAQAAARSFLARVTPAGREGEIFGLYATTGRAASWIASGAWTVLIVATSQTAYGILGIVLVLILGFVLLLPVKAPR from the coding sequence ATGAGCGAACCTGACGCGCACCCCGGCGTTCCCGAGCCCGTCGCCACAGCGAACAGCGGCGCCGTCGGCGTGATCGGACTGGATCTGCGCGGCGAGACTCCGGCCCCGAAGAAGCAGGTCTACTCGTGGGCGCTGTGGGACTGGGCGACGCAGCCGTTCAACACCGTCATCCTCACGTTCGTGTTCACGGCGCTGTACCTGGTCGGCAAGGGCTTCCTCCCCGCCGACATCGCCGCTCTCGACTCGTCCGACCCCGTGCGCAAGGCCGCCGAAGCCGACCTCGCCTCCGGCCTGGGACTGGGTTCGACGATCGCCGCCTTCGGCATCCTGCTGCTCGCGCCCGTCCTCGGCCAGCGAGCGGATGCCGCGGGCAGGCAGAAGCTCTGGCTCGGGATCGGCACCGGCGCCCTGGTCTTCTGCATGCTCGGCCTGTGGTTCGTCGAACCGACCCCCAGCCTGTTCTGGCTCGGAGTGGCGCTCATCTCGGCCGGATCTGTGTTCGGCGAGATCGCCGCGGTGAACTCGAACGCGATGCTCATCGGCATCGCGACGCCGAAGAACGTCGGCCGCATCTCGGGCCTCGGCTGGGGCTTCGGCTACATCGGCGGCATCCTCGCCCTCGTCATCGTGGTGGTGCTCGACACGTTCGACTGGTTCGGCATGTCGACCGACAACGGCCTCGCCTATCGGCTGATCGCAGTCGGGTGCGCGGTCTGGACGATCATCTTCAGCATCCCGATCTTCCTGAATGTGCCGGAGCCCTCACTCGGCCGCCCGGAACGCAAGGTCGGCTTCTTCCAGTCGTACGCGCTGCTCGTGAAGGACGTCGCCGGCCTCTACCGCGACCCCGAGACCCGGCCGACCTTCTGGTACCTGCTCTCGAGCGCCGTCTTCCGCGACGGACTCGGCGGCGTCTTCGCGTTCGGCGCCATCATCGGCACGGCGGTGTTCGGCTTCGAGACGCAGGCGATCATCATCTTCGGCATCGCCGCGAACCTCATCGCCGGCGTCTCCACGATCCTCGCGGGACGACTCGACGACCGCGTCGGACCGAAGCGCATCATCCTCGCCTCGATCGGTTCGATGGTGGTCGCGGGCCTCGCAGTGTTCTTCCTCCGTGACGGCGGATCGATGGTGTTCTGGATCGGCGGCCTCATCCTCTGCGCGTTCGTCGGCCCGGCGCAGGCCGCTGCCCGCTCGTTCCTCGCCCGCGTCACCCCGGCCGGCCGCGAGGGCGAGATCTTCGGCCTCTACGCCACGACGGGTCGCGCGGCGAGCTGGATCGCCTCGGGCGCCTGGACGGTGCTCATCGTGGCGACGAGCCAGACCGCCTACGGCATCCTCGGCATCGTGCTCGTCCTGATCCTCGGGTTCGTGCTGCTGCTCCCGGTGAAGGCGCCGCGCTGA
- a CDS encoding Lrp/AsnC family transcriptional regulator, whose translation MDFDAELIRALQEDGRASIRSLSVRLGQSRAAVAARLKAMLEDRTVRVVAAVDPVFLGQHVLAHVSIRTDGAVEVVAEHLRDLDETVLVSAVGGAHDVVTEIRVGSMSELHDLLAQIRAITGVLDISTIIYSTVVKGFFVSEYHGGVTLDAIDEALIEQLQTDGRRSFRALGEEVRLSPSAVATRVQRLIDAGVIKISAVEARGLAHRQLSMGVGMILGDDDEAVIEELRRGRGVDFAARTLGRFDAVATLVEPSAGALYASLERLRALPGVTRIEAWLHLAVLKEDYARTLRPLRTD comes from the coding sequence GTGGATTTCGACGCCGAACTCATCCGGGCCCTCCAGGAGGACGGGCGCGCCAGCATCCGCTCGCTGTCCGTGCGCCTCGGGCAGTCCCGGGCCGCCGTCGCCGCCCGGCTGAAGGCCATGCTCGAAGACCGCACCGTGCGGGTGGTCGCCGCCGTCGATCCCGTCTTCCTCGGCCAACACGTCCTCGCGCACGTCTCGATCCGCACCGACGGTGCCGTCGAGGTCGTCGCGGAGCACCTGCGGGACCTCGACGAGACGGTGCTGGTGTCGGCGGTCGGCGGAGCGCACGACGTGGTCACGGAGATCCGGGTCGGCTCGATGTCGGAGCTGCACGACCTGCTCGCCCAGATCCGCGCGATCACCGGTGTGCTCGACATCAGCACGATCATCTACTCGACCGTCGTGAAGGGATTCTTCGTCTCGGAGTACCACGGCGGGGTCACGCTCGACGCGATCGACGAGGCTCTGATCGAGCAGCTGCAGACCGACGGACGCCGGAGCTTCCGCGCGCTCGGCGAGGAGGTGCGGCTCTCCCCCTCCGCGGTGGCCACGCGCGTGCAGCGGCTCATCGATGCGGGAGTCATCAAGATCAGCGCGGTCGAGGCACGCGGTCTCGCGCACCGACAGCTGTCGATGGGTGTCGGCATGATCCTCGGCGACGACGACGAAGCGGTGATCGAGGAACTGCGCAGGGGACGCGGCGTCGACTTCGCCGCGCGCACGCTCGGTCGGTTCGATGCGGTCGCCACCCTCGTCGAGCCCTCGGCCGGCGCCCTGTACGCCAGCCTCGAACGTCTGCGGGCGCTACCCGGGGTGACGCGCATCGAGGCGTGGCTGCACCTCGCGGTGCTGAAGGAGGACTACGCCCGCACGCTGCGGCCCCTGCGCACGGACTGA